TGGTTTAAATGAACAGAAGATCAGGATATTGTAAACCTTCCAAGGGGATCACACATAAAGAACATGGAATCCATACGGGTAATCATGTTTACGATAACAGAAACCATGTGTCCAAATAATCAGCCGTCCCACAAAATGATACATCTCTCAACTCAATTTAGACAGCTCATCAAAATAAACAGAGGGTTGAGCCTGAATAGAAAGGCATGTTACTCATTTCCATAGAACATCAACAAAGAGCATAAGCCAATATGAGCCTGCGCTGTAATTCCTTGTCCCTGTGTGTGGATGAGGTAGGATTTGGGGATGTGAAACCCTCTCCTGGGTTGAAGAGGGGGCTGTTCCAGGGCTACAGTTACAAAGTGCAGGAGACAGGAGTTTGGAAATCATCTACTCCTTGTCTCCTGGATACGTTTTACAGCGGAATACCTCACATAGCTCCACAGCCATACGGTAACACAGACAGAGTGCAGACACAGTGTGGTGTTGATGTCCCCTTGCTGCCATGTGTTGAGCACTGTCACCATCATGCCCTTCACAGTTACCGTACACACTATCACCACCGGCAACTAGGCCCCACAGCTGTTTCCCATCTTTGATGCCTGTTTCCAACACGCACCGACTTGACATGATACATGATCGTAGAGAGACTGCCACAGACCACTACCGCCGTGACCCAGATAAGAAGTTACCGGTCCTGGTTTGTGTAGCCCAAGACCGGGCGGTTAATCGCTGgtgatgggtagagagagggaggcagggatacAGATATGGCTAGAGACCCATCAAACTCAGGCCCATGTCTGAATCTTCAGACTGTGTTCTCCAGATTGTGCTGGCTAGATCTACAGTAATGGGTTCTAAAGGGTTATTGTCAGCCAATGACAACACAGTCACAAAAGGCAGGACAATTAACTTCCTGTAGTGATGGGGGTTATCAGCACCACAGGCAGCATGCACTGACAAATTATCTTATCTTACTAAAATATGTCAGGTTTTAATTATATTCTAACAAGAGTCAAAGTTAGATTCACaagtttttaaaataaaatataaggCCTTTGGGTTGTAAGTCCAATTTAAGCCCTTCACTACAGTGAAAGGTCAAACATTACTCTCTCTTTTATGTGAGACGTAGTGCAGGAAATCAGAGAAGCAGAGACAACAATAGTTTTGGTTTGGGTTAAGCTGAGCATCAGTGGAACATGCACGGCAGAACCTCTGTGATGGTCTGGGTAACTCTAACAGCTGCCTGGTTTCCCCCAGAGCGGCCCGTACCACACAGACAGAGCACACGCATAATTAAGGGTTTTACGTTCCGCTTTTAGGGAATGCCATGAAACAATATACGGAACATATATTTAACATATAGGCGAGGGGGGTGGAAGAAGACATAAAGTGAGACGTCTAATGATAGCTGGGTGCTGTAACCAAACTCATAGATTTGTTTAGTTTCTCACTCAGACGGGTTTAAATCTAGCCTATTTTCTGGTTTGCATGGATTGAGCTAAGGAAATCCCATCCTTAGAAACATAGTCCAAGAGACAAACTTCTTGTTTattctttgatttgatttagtgcaaTGATGGTTTGATAATCATGACTTATTAGAGATATTAGGTTTGTTTATTTGCTCGTGAAATGACAGATCCCATCATACTTTAGAGGTTACTGTCCAAACGTCCTCACCACAGGTGAGTACGGGTTGAGCCAAGTGCATCTTATATGTAAACATCCATACCCTTGATTGAGAGAACTGTGCAGGCATACAACCTGAGTAATCTCCAGCACCACCATGGACCCTCACTTGAGAGAATCAGTGGGCTGGTTTCCCTCCACTGTGCTAATTTAACCCTAATAAACACACCAAAAGGCATAGGGGGAATAAAAGAAGGAACACTTAAATTGTCTCAAAACATTGTTAGTTATGCTACACTGCACCCCGACTTGAATTGAACAGGGCCGTATCAACAGTCAAAACGCTTGAAGCAAACCACATCCAAATCAAAAGAAAGAGCGGAACAAGGGAAGAAAAAGACTCCAGGGCAGCATGGCAGTAGTATCGCTCTGCCTTATCAGCCTTTACACATGTTTTAACCATTAACCTTCCTCTCGGGAAGCCAGCCACTCCAGTCCGGCTCACTTCTGACACTGTAGGTTCAACTTTATGGTCTTGTTTTTTATGGAGGTAGAAAGGTTATACAATAGATTAGGGTATCGTGATGTTTGTGACGATGACTGGCCTGTGGGTGGTCGTAGTTAGGTACAGCAATTGAATTCAGACAATGGGCCTGAAAAAAAACGATTTTTAATGTTGACGTGTGCTTCTTAGAATGGCTTTACATTACATATTAGGTCTGTACACTTCCAGAATCTATCCTAAATACAAATCAGAGATATTATATTACTTCCCCCAAACCCATAAAAGGTGTCATTGAGACACTGCTACAATGACCCATATCCTGTACCTCAGTAGCTAACACACAGGTGATGTGGTCAGAGGGTATGCCCTCCTCTCTACAGGAAGAGAGTATGAACCCCGGGGCTAGATCTCATTATTTCTGGAGTTCACCAGAGGAAAAATGAAGACAACTTTATTCATGTGTATTCATTCATTCAATGAATACACATTCACTATTTTATCGTGTACCAGGGGAACATCAAAACTGGAAAgggtcccagggtcccagggtcggATGCTGAATATTCTCATCGTCTTGATGAAAAGAGTCTTACTGTTTACCATTTCATTTCGGGTTCCGCCCCCCTCCAACATGGCTGCCCCCTCTGTGTGGAAGCGAGGGTGGCTCTTCCCAGAATCTGACTCCTGACTAAGACATGGTGGGCTGTTTGGTGCGTATTGGTCATTGAAAAAGTTAGAATAAATCTGGTGAAAGACCTAACTCATTCACATGACTCACCCAGAACGGTTACACCCccaccccttctccccttctctatgGGAATGTTCTTTCTTCCATCCCTCTGTCAACGatgaactcatcccaaaccacgaTTCAGTGCGGCTTTGAGGAACAAAACAGGCTTTTATAAGACTCTTCATTCAAATCACACTCAGCAACAGCTAACCTGGAAAAATACTTATGTAATTGCATGAGCAAAAATGTTAGGTCATCCAACATGATGCCAGCTAGGGAACCTGAGAATTGAAAGTGACAGTAAGTGTAACATTGTCAGTAAAACCTTTTATCCTAAGGCCTGGGGAGGGGCTGGGGACCAAACCAACCTCTAGAATGTAGTGTTTCAGAAGGTTGCTACGTCAGTGAAAAGGGGACCTGGAATGCTTTGTTATATTATGTTGATAGACGAGACACAGCAGCAGGGAAAATGTGTTGACACTGCACTTTTAGGGTGATATCTCTGTGGTAGGGGTTTGTATTGAAAAAGCAATGCACATCAGCTTCAGAGTGAGGATTTGTAGAGGTTTAGATAAAAGCTGAGGATGTTTGTGTTTATGCATAGACAAAGTCACATTCACATTTTGCAGAGTGTGTGTATAATCAAACTGTTCCTAAATGGGAGCCTCTTCCTGTTGTTTATTTGTCCCAGACAATCCCCGCTGACTGCAACGACAACATCAAACTGAACAAAGCGTTTTCCATCTCCTGTTCCACTCAAAAAGAGGAAAAATGTACATGGGAAAAGATTAAAACAAGTTTGTTTACCCAGTGAAATAAATGAATGCATTCCAGTGTAATTTCTGTTTTATTGCACCACCCTTCTCTATAAAGTCTGCCTGGCTTACACACAAAGGCTAAACTTCAAGAGTGTGTTTCCTTATAAAAACAAAAAGTCTGGATCACAGCAATTTGACATTCTGCTCTACTTGAGAATTTCAAACACACAAAGCTACAGACCTACAGGCGAGTAGAGACTATGGCCCATACACTTAATACAACAATTGCTGTGCAACATCAGGTCAACAAGCCGCCCAACTCAACAACTTCCAAATTAAAAAACAGTCACTCTCTCAACCTACTGTACATCTGAAATATGACACTTTGCATttaactgagagagaaagagagaagagagaaagagtgcaaACACTTTCTGCTCATGTGGATCTTGTGGCTTGCATCTACATGCTGTATGTATTGTGATGAATCCTGCCAATAAGATAGTGTGGTACAAGTAGGGGTGTAagggaaatcaaatcaaagtgtatttgtcacgtgcgccgaatacaacaggtgtagcccttacagtgaaatgcttacttacaggctctaaccaatagtgcaaaaaaatgtattaggtgaacaataggcaagtaaagaaataaaacaacagtaaaaagctatatacagtagcgaggcaatATACAATagctaggctacatacagtagcgaggctacatacagacaccagttagtcagactagtaaccggaaggttgtgagttcaaacccccgagctgacaaggtacaaatctgtcgttctgcccctgaacaggcagttaacccactgttcccaggccgtcattgaaaataagaatatgttcttaactgacttgcctggttaaataaaggtaaaaataaaatatatatatatattttttaaaggctGATTGAGGTGAGCCAAAGGATGGATGAGAAGACATGTCCTTTTGAGTTCAACCAGTGTCATCCAGATTAAATATTGTTTAACCCCTCACTTTTATCCTCTGTTCTCTTGACCCTGTGAAGTGAAGGGGTCAGCGTTGAATCAGAGGATGAAGATATTTAACACGCTCTTGATTGGATAAACACACTAACGAAACACCATTCTAAGCAGTGGGAAGGTGTGATTGCTTTTCTCATGACCTTTTCACGGTCCTTCATACAATATGTACGGCAGGCACTGTGCTATTTTAACTGAGGTGAGAATATTATTCTGAGGTGAGAATGTTGCTCGTCAACTGGATTAGCGCTGAAATGCTGCAGCCAAAGGAAATTGTCATAGTCTCAGAATGCAATGCTACACTGAGGTGTGATTGGCTTTCTCACATCCCCCAATGGACAAAATAGTAAGAGAGAAATGATCCTGTATCATTATGAAACAAGCAGAATTATCAGACTGATCAACAGGGACCCTCTTTTTGGGGGGAATTTCTGGCTCATCAGTCAAGACATGACAGCCACACTGGCAACGTGCCTTCCCTAAAaggacaacaacacacagagcacacaaacaACAGATACATTAAAAACTCATATTTACTCCCATTGACTTTCTCATTACAAGACCAACGTCACAGAAATATATCATCCaaattcaaagcacttcatgcatGTACTATACTCCCTACGGGCGATGGGCAACTAATGAAGAGGACAGACACAAGACCTGAAGGAGAATAATGGGGAACTGAGTAGATTCCTACTGTGGGAAGCAGCTGGGCTGAGTCGGGTGTCATTCTGTCTACTCTTTGTGTGTTAATGAGGGTGATATGGTGAGATAGTGTCACAGCAGGAGGCTAACTGCCCCTCGGGTGACAGGCCCATGGAGAGGATCACCTTCTTAGCAAGCAGCCACTGGGTGGGCCTTAGGCTAGGGGACAACTGAGACAGGAAGGACAAGTCAGGGTTTACCACCAGTTCTCTACTGCAGGGCCAACTGAAAATTACTTAATAGTGGCAAGAAAATAAATAGTTTAACTCCAGAGAAGCAGCTGACGTGAGAAGTATGCTTCCTCAACAGTTAAATAAAACAGCATTACAGAGAAAAATTGCTTAAATAGATTTAGCCTCTAGAAGGTGATGGAGCATGTCAGAGGAATGGAACCCAATCGACTAAAAAAGAGTATCATGTCTCATGCAGTAACAAAAACAATGTATGTGTGTTTGGTAAACGTGATTTGTTTACAACGTATTATGAGTCCTCTTGTAACTGGAAATGAATAAGGTGGCATTGCATTCCCAAAGGACAGTGTGTTCATCGTCAAGCTGGAATGCACTGTGTCAGTGTCGAATCCGTCTTACTATGACTTCATAGGTGTTTCTCAAGGAAATCCCTCTCCCTTCTAGGCACAATGAGACAGCTTCCTGTTTAGAGAAAGTAGGAtccagccactcagccaccctTTAAGTAATATCCACATACTAATGTAGTAATTTATCACAACCGCACAAAGTGCACATATTGTTGTATTTCCATCATCCTCCCCATCCTCAGAAGCATGTGCGGTTATGAGGGAAGGTCTACATACTCTGTACGCATTGAGGTGTGGGAACTGACAGAGAGCATTGTCCAAATCATGAAAAAATTAACCATGGTCCACATTTTCATTCAGAATGTGAGTAAATATAAGAAGTAAACCAATAAAACTTTAAAAAGTAAGTACCATATCATTGTAGGAAGTGCAGTCTGGTCTCATatactagacgtaacatagtaaaagtaAATCTGGACCCTCAAATTATGCTGAACAAAAAATTAAcgcacatgcaacaatttcaatgattttactgactttcaattcatataaggaaatcagtgaatTGAAATAAATGGACAGCGGCGCAGTCATGGGtgagcctgggagggcataggcccacctacttgggagccaggcccacccactggggatccaggcccaaccaatcagaatgagttttccccataaaagggctttattacagatagaaatactcctcagtttcatcagctgtctgtgtgactggtctcatatgatcccgcaggtgaagaagccggatttgGAGGTCCTGGCCTGGCacggttacacgtggtctgcggttgtgaggccggttggatgttctggcaaattctctaaaacgacactGGAGgcgttcctgcagtcagcatgccaattgcatgctccctcaaaacttgagacatctgtggcattatattgtgtgacaaaactgtatattttagagtggccttttattgtccccaggaaaaggagcacctgtgtaatgatcatgctgtttaatcagcttcttgataggccacacctgtcaggtggatgtattatcttggcaaatgagaattgctcactaacagggatgtaaacaaatatatgcacaacatttgagggaaataagctttttgtgcgtatggtacatttctgggatcttttatttcagctcatgaaacatgggaccaacactttacatagtatgatatgttacgctTGGTATGGTTACATGAGACAGAATGTAACTTAAGGCAAAATtagaggagggaaaggggggtaactagtcagttgcacaactgaatgccttcaacttaAATAAATCAATCACTGAATCAGTGATTGGTCGAGCATATAACTTGAATGTctagtaacccaaaggttgcgtgttcaaatcTCATCGCGGAAAACTTGTGCATTTTAGTTAATTAGCAACATTTCAACTACGttctactttttagctactttgcaactacttagaatgttagctaacccttcccctaaccctaaccctaaccttaacccttttagctaacccttcccctaaccctaaccttaacccttaacctaaccttaacccttaacctaaccttaaccctaacccctagctaacattagtcaGCTAGCTAAGGTTAATATTAGCctcctagccacctagctaatgttagccacaacaaattggaattcataacatatcatatattttgcaaattcgtaacatgttgtacattttgcaaatttataacatatcatacaaattgtaattgGGGACTTAtgatacgaaatggatgatggacatccacaaattaatacataccatacgaaacgtaacatagaCTAAATGTAGTGTGATGTATTTATGTACAGAatcatatgaaatgctctgagaccaggttgggaaGTAGTATAGTGATCCATTTTACAACCACCGATCAAAAACATATCAGATGGCATTGACCTAGAAAGAATGCACCTTTATACCTTACAGCATGCGCTTCTGCCTGTAGCCAAAACAGATCATAAATGCCTCCCACTGCATTCCTGAATTAATTGTAAACGAGAGAGTAATGCTATTTCATCTCCAAGCCACCTCGGGCAATTTATTTACCTACAGTTATTACGACTTCAGAAGCCAAttaaaggagaggtagagaggaaggctGGGCGTTGGAGGGCAGAGTCCAGCCCAGCCCACTTCAAGTCGAGTCTCGCACCAGTCTATTTTCTCTTATCACAATCTGTCACGTCTGATCATCAGTGAGAGCGTACTGTATTCAACGAAAGACAACTGCGCAAAATAAGAACACGTTCTCATGCAAAGTTCAACTTTTAAAAGGTAGGTCTTTGCAGTTATATTTGTGTAATAGCCTACTTATATTTGTACGGGGTATTTTTCGTTTTTATAGATATTTGAATGATACTTGtttggtatttatttattcaacATATATTATGATGTTTTAGACAGTTGATCGAAATTCTATAATTTGATGGCATATAATAACTAGGCTAAAGCAAGGACAGGTTAATGTGTCTTATATTTGAGAAATTCAACAATGTTGTGGAAAATCCAGATATTTAGCTTCACAATTTTGATACAAGCCTGTAGCCTATACTTGCCCACTGATAAGTTGATGAAAACAACAGATTTCAGTGTTGTCTTGTTATTTTTCTGAAATAATTAAAAACTTGAATAACTTAAATTATTATTAAATAATAAATAACTTGAATAACTTATTATTTAAAAAACGTAACTTAATTCATACATTTGAATACCCAATCCATAATAATTTTGAAGTAGTGTTTTATCATATGCTATGTTTCAAACAGATAGGCAATAGTGCCTCAAATACAATTTAATACAATTGTATTTGCACatacttcgtaaacaacaggtgtagactgacactaaaatgtttacttacgggtccttttccaaaAATGCAGACTTAAAgataaaaaaaatagaaatagaAATAGTGGGACAAGGAATAAATACCCAGTGCTCaatgaataacaataacgagtgaAAATAAAATggctatacagggagtacctgtacggagtcgatgtgcaggggtaagaGGTCATTGACGTAGCTGTGTATATATTTCACCTTAAATataggtaagggtaaagtgacaAAGTGACtggacaacaggatagataatagacagtaaatAGAcagtagcgtgtgtgtgtgtgtgtgtgtgtgtgtgtgtgtgtgtgtgtgtgtgtgtgtgtgtgtgtgtgtgtgtgtgtgtgtgagtgtgagtgtgagtgtgtgtgtgtgtgtgtgtgtgtgtgtgtgtgtgtgtgtgtgtgtgtgtgtgtgtgtgtgtgtgtgtgtgtgtgtgtgtgtgagagagagagagagagagagagagagagagagagagagagagagagagagagagagagagagagagagagagagtacgcaTGTGTGCGCGTTTTATGATGTGTGGGcatatgtattgtgtgtgtgtgtgttttgaggtgTTAGTGCAAGTATGTGTgattgtagagtccagtgtgtgtgtgtatagagtcagtgcaagagatTTAGTGCATACAAaaagtgtttgtatgtgtgtttgggtgtgcatgtgtgtgttggggtgtcagtggaAGTAtatgtgtatattgtatgtgAGTGTACCTACATTTCTGTTCATGTGTGCATCAAGATAATTAATCAAAGTTCACAGACAAAATGACATTTTTGTCCGCCAAAAAAACTGAGCTGGATGATAAAGATAAATGTGCTAAAGATTAATATGAATTAGTGACATAATAGGCCAAGTTTCTCCAGGTCAAAACGCTAATATTGGGATTTCTGTTGTTATGTCTTTTTAATGGCGCCTTAGCTTGGTAATTTCTCATTTTTAAGGTACCTGTGGAGTCTTTGCTAGTTTCATACTCAGAAACATTCTATCAGAATTTGAACAAAGACAGGTACTGTTAATTACAAGATTAATGAGGAATGTACGCCCCCCCCCTTCTTTACATATGTGTGTTGTTACAGATATATAGGCTATTATACTATATTTCAATACTGTTATTTTGTTTCCAGGTTTCTTGCTTGTCTGAGCCATCCAGTGGATTGTCCATGCATTGCCCAGTTTTGGAAAAGGCTATCACATTGAGGATTCTTATTACCATCCATTcttatactaaatacaaaaaactgGACTGATCTATCTGTCAGAAACGACATTCAAAGATAGATTTCCTAAGGAATGTACATTCCCCACTtctaacatatggaattatggACTGCCTAAGAACTATGTGACGCAGAGTGGAAAGCATATTGTCAGCTAAAAAGAAAGCAACATTCCCAGAATACCAATGGAAGAAGCATCGCATGCTGCTTACGCTGCTGTTGCTGCCCCCACTGTGGTTCCCATGACCCCCTCGGTAGGGTACCTGCTCCGGATGTTCCGCGAGTACCAGAGCAATGCTGTCATCAGAGAACACTACAACTACACAGGCAAACTGAAGGAGAACAAGTACAAGGATGGACTAAAGCCAGAGGCCATAGCCTTCCTGCTGATCTGCTTGCTCATAGTGCTGGAGAATGCTGTGGTGATGTTGGCCATCTGGAAGAATAAGAAATTCCATCTGCCCATGTACTATCTGTTAGGCAGCCTAACACTCTCAGACCTGCTAGCAGGCTTCACCTACATGGTGAACATTGTAACTTCAGGGGCTAACACGTTAAAGATGACCCCTGTGCTGTGGTTcctgagggaggggggggtcttTATAACGCTGGCCGCCTCCGTCATCAGCCTCCTGGCCATCGCCATTGAGCGCCACGTCACCATGGTGAGGATGAAGCCCTACCAGGGGGCCAAGCGAGGCCGGATGTTTGCCCTGATCGGGGCCAGCTGGGTGCTGTCAGTGTTCCTGGGGGTTCTGCCCGTCCTGGGCTGGAACTGTATGGGCCGTCTGGACCAGTGCTCCACCGTCCTGCCGCTCTTCGCCAAAAGCTACATCCTCTTCTTCATCACCGTGTTCACTGCTGTGCTGCTGGCCATCGTGGTGCTTTATGTGCGCATTTTCCACACTGTAAGGTCCAACACAAAGCACCTGGGCTCTGGCCCGCAGCGCAAAGGCCTGGCCCGCAAGTCCCAGAAGTACATGGCCCTGCTGAAGACTGTCACCATCGTGCTGGGCGTCTTCATCATCTGCTGGTtgcctctcttcatcctcctcttgcTGGACTTCTGCTGCCCGGCACGGAGCTGCCAGGTGCTCTTCAAGGCAGACTACTTCCTGGGCATCGCCATGTTCAACTCTCTCCTCAATCCCATCATCTATACCCTGACCAGTAAGGACATGAGGAGGGCCATCCTGAGGCTGCTGTGTCGACGCTGCCTCCTCACCAAGGATGGCCAGGTGAAGAAGATAGGTGTGCCCTTCCTAGAGTGCAGTACCAGTAAGACTGAGGCACCCTCCCATAGGCTGGAGGGCCTGGAGATCACAGTCTCCTCTGCCAACTTCACCCCTTCCACTATTAAAGCAATCTACCCCAAGATGTCAAAGACATGACTTGTCCATGACGGCCCAATGTGACTCAGCAGTAATAATGATTAATTGTCCAATTACAGTAAGAGCAGAGTTCTGGAGACCCCCTTGACTGGACCAATCTTCGGCACCATCTTACAGCTGTGAGACTACTACATGTTACGTATGGGTTGTAAATGGAACTACAAGCAAGGAGGAAGTAATACTCTTCCTCTCACCTCAATGGTAGAGAACGTCAGCGGAACCCACCATTGTCCTATGTTTTGCCTTCCTCCCCTGGTCTGGCATTTTCTTCCTAGACAGATAAGCTGGGGGTTTCCACTTAAAGACTGGTCGGTCTATTGTAAGGAAGTCAAACCTCAGTCACAGTGTTAGAGAAATAAATACCTTGTTGGTTTTTACTCCTCGGCGCGAAGCATTAAACGAATTAATGCTGTTCTCATACAGTGAAATTCCTTTTCTCTTACTGTATCTCAGCATTCATCTTCGATAATCCAAACTGCAGAATAGAAAAACCCTCCTTGAAGGAATGGATTCATGTTTGTAGCAGTATTTTGAATTGACCATTTACCGGTAGTTAAGGAGAACCACTCAACCAGCAGCTGTGAAATTAACgttattcatgttttttattACATAAACATTGAAAACACATTCAGTACATTTTTATTTTGAGTCACACCCATATTTAAAGTATACATTTGAGTCATGCTAAGGCTCATCCTTATATCTCCTCTAGAGAAAATACATAATACAAACATAATGACATGTAGTTAAAACATGAAGCATCCACACCCAAAACAAAAATGTCATTTTTGTCATCTGGAATTCTGGGTAGAGGTTCGCAGACCAACATTAGAGGCTTGGTGGCTAAGACACACAGAGAATTTCACATTGATGCCTCTTCTGGTTTGCACATCTTTGGAGGTCTCTAAAACACACGTAGCAGCAGACATGATTGAGAGCAATTAAAATGACAGATTAGGCTTATTGACAGCTCTGGTTTTGTGGACTCAAAGTATGGAAAACACATTGAACACAGCCTGTTCACAAAAACAATAGCCTTCAGAACTTTCCTGAACAAGCTGGAGAATATCCCTCTCATGCAATGAAGTGTTAGGTGTACCTTCTGTAAACAGTGGTTAATAGACATTAGTAAAGACAAACCACAAATGCTTGGGGTTCCATGTATAACGTTCCATTGTGACAGCAGTGATGTTTGAAAGCAAGCAATTGAAATCTTTCACATTGTAGATAAATGTACAAATGAAAAAAAAAGAAGATATATCGGTCTTACTGTACTATACGGTATATTGTGTAAATAAAATGAACTATAGTATCTGTATTTTGTTTATTCTGAACTAAACTTAATTTATGAGGCCACTGCCAATTTTTTATATGTACATTCAAACGATATATAAATGTATGTGAACAACATCTACAAAAAAAGTATTTTTGGTCATTGTTTTGCAGAATAAACATCCATACAAATAACATTTAATCTAGTTATTTCCTCTCACCAAATATTTGTGAAGCCAGAGGCCTCATGTGTGATAATATGAAAGTGCTAGTGTCAATGTGGTGAGTGCGATGTTTCAGATCTTTCACAGGAAGCTTACACTCCCATCATCCACCAGCTATAAAAGGCTTTGACCTATATAGTCATCACATACCATATACTTCAACACTGAAAAGTGCATAAACACTGATAAGCAAATGTCAACTTAATTCACTTGAGAAGATGGATCAGTCTCCAAAATATACATATACACCAAGGTGTATTTTCCCACGATAGAGCAGAGACAGATGCCAAAGAAACGATGTACTGTATATCacaataaaatgtaaatgtctgatCGATGCTGAAGTTATCGAAGtaaacacacaagcacacgcgACAAACCCCCCACTTAACCCAGTGCACCAAATCCATACCACAAGCAACAACCCAAGAAGACATGCGCTTGTGGTAACACA
The sequence above is a segment of the Oncorhynchus gorbuscha isolate QuinsamMale2020 ecotype Even-year linkage group LG16, OgorEven_v1.0, whole genome shotgun sequence genome. Coding sequences within it:
- the LOC123998929 gene encoding sphingosine 1-phosphate receptor 1-like; translated protein: MEEASHAAYAAVAAPTVVPMTPSVGYLLRMFREYQSNAVIREHYNYTGKLKENKYKDGLKPEAIAFLLICLLIVLENAVVMLAIWKNKKFHLPMYYLLGSLTLSDLLAGFTYMVNIVTSGANTLKMTPVLWFLREGGVFITLAASVISLLAIAIERHVTMVRMKPYQGAKRGRMFALIGASWVLSVFLGVLPVLGWNCMGRLDQCSTVLPLFAKSYILFFITVFTAVLLAIVVLYVRIFHTVRSNTKHLGSGPQRKGLARKSQKYMALLKTVTIVLGVFIICWLPLFILLLLDFCCPARSCQVLFKADYFLGIAMFNSLLNPIIYTLTSKDMRRAILRLLCRRCLLTKDGQVKKIGVPFLECSTSKTEAPSHRLEGLEITVSSANFTPSTIKAIYPKMSKT